Part of the Kineococcus aurantiacus genome, CATGGCGGGTGACGACGCAGAAGATTTTTCGGCCTTCTATGCAAGAAACTATCGAAGGATTCATGAGTACGTCCTCCGTCGCGTGCCGAATCTATTCGCTGAAGATATTGTTTCGGATACTTTCACGATCGCTTGGACCAAGTGGGATGCCGCTAAGCAGTCAGGAATTCCTTGGCTGTATAAGACCGCCAGTCACCTTGTGAACAATCTGTTAAGGTCAAGCGGGATGAAGGATACTCCGCTATCGCTGATGATCGAATCGCCTGGCGATGACGGTATCAGCGACGGGGCATACGACGCATTATGCGCCTTGCGAGCAATGAAAATCGAGGATCGAGAAATCTTAATGCTGTCTGCTTGGGAGGGTCTTACTCCTACGGAGATTGCAAAAGTCTTGGACTGCAACGTCGGGACTG contains:
- a CDS encoding RNA polymerase sigma factor — translated: MAGDDAEDFSAFYARNYRRIHEYVLRRVPNLFAEDIVSDTFTIAWTKWDAAKQSGIPWLYKTASHLVNNLLRSSGMKDTPLSLMIESPGDDGISDGAYDALCALRAMKIEDREILMLSAWEGLTPTEIAKVLDCNVGTAYVRIHRARARLVRELEGKPDGRSGHAKQRSIAQGG